A region of Solanum dulcamara chromosome 7, daSolDulc1.2, whole genome shotgun sequence DNA encodes the following proteins:
- the LOC129895708 gene encoding uncharacterized protein LOC129895708: MKLHSDCSNPTNSKRHRLDFSLLPCKKPRENVLNSAYLQIRPLGIPLIQKTTSSSSDTIHLRPYKPYYIGRNYSRCDLIFEDHRISNIHCQILFDPLNKKLYLCDGLFFSTRKFRVSLNGVFVNGIRVAKGEVVEICVGDEVSFGCGSQGICCMGLQIGFCLQKVVFVQEFDDRNIVGKNNVLPTDCAPVGCASYALISKANVLLNMCREILSSNHPVSRIHKCVILDYRMGVRCHGKTGVDGDFNFPVASVHGVHSGQKASRKEVFLVVGEPVRDRECDFAKNAALAIEVEACHPDKKGAGQVNNDGASHENGVNAIGREEALYLEETLSGFMSKEAVGLLDDTMEEENRTGVVPPPGKKFVLNRLASEWPLIFSEDPNAVSLPELLYPIENLEQLFIATFTADIPWFLSYCEIPSDLPVTIACHNAERCWSSSPDKRSSKPYPDFPNLVVVYPPFPEVIAFGQDLRKSGIGCHHPKLLVLQRRDSLRVVVTSANLVAGQWCRVTNTIWWQDFPRLDVPDYLSLFTPISAMENNGHLVSDFAAQLAGFMASLVTDVPSQAHWILELTNYDFKGSAGYLVASVPGVHSSRIPCISKPKHFLGGDYLPELFHFKSVGSVEASVAGLSHLFRTSADLNGARLKKLATYLRKCGEDVHGMSEVILKRDSNIPADANAVSIHVPNPEDLSLGECIQLGFLPKNYAKWVASLSDSGIFVFSAYIFPSEVLSAALEGSSSKVQLILHVSQGPSLSAIAEIIRAEHVSAICSLIASLQRCWGIWRLQEVLGQFKWPEHLETDFVFGSSSIGSINAKFLAAFSTAAGKRSSRFPESEESDPDWGCWSVSQELRNPSIRIVFPTIARVKNASSGILASRRILCFSQKTWHRLKTMGILHDAVPYPGARIGYPMHVKVARRRFQSRKDAPSFGWVYCGSHNFSEAAWGRQVSGLLDKEINANKSYSSLGSRLHVSNYELGILFITPPPDAEGKTNQRTNLDDIVLPFVVPAPKYRPADKPATPQEMREALIEQTKWQRDVCEAAKEADEWMQEEIPEEEEVIEDTDFVVKEKEDEKAYAEKLWSQVDSSENC; this comes from the exons ATGAAATTGCATTCAGATTGTAGTAACCCTACAAATTCGAAACGCCATAGACttgatttttctcttcttccatGCAAGAAACCTAGAGAAAATGTGTTAAATTCAGCATATTTACAAATAAGACCTCTTGGAATTCCTCTAATTCAAAAAACTACTAGTTCTTCCTCTGATACTATACATCTCCGACCCTATAAACCTTACTATATTGGCCGTAATTACAGCCGCTGTGATTTAATATTCGAAGACCATCGAATCAGTAATATTCATTGCCAGATACTTTTTGATCCCTTGAACAAGAAACTGTACTTGTGTGACGGATTATTTTTTAGTACACGTAAGTTTAGGGTTTCGCTGAATGGGGTGTTTGTTAATGGGATTAGAGTTGCTAAAGGTGAGGTTGTGGAGATTTGTGTCGGTGATGAAGTTTCATTTGGCTGTGGAAGTCAAGGGATCTGTTGTATGGGGTTACAGATAGGATTTTGTTTGCAAAAGGTTGTATTTGTTCAGGAGTTTGATGATAGGAATATAGTTGGAAAAAATAATGTATTACCCACAGATTGTGCTCCAGTTGGGTGTGCAAGTTATGCACTTATTTCTAAAGCAAATGTGTTGTTAAATATGTGTAGGGAGATATTAAGTAGCAACCATCCTGTGTCACGTATCCACAAATGTGTTATTCTTGATTATCGAATGGGAGTTAGATGTCATGGTAAAACTGGAGTCGATGGCGATTTTAATTTCCCAGTGGCTAGTGTTCATGGAGTACATTCTGGTCAAAAAGCTAGTAGGAAAGAGGTATTTCTTGTCGTGGGTGAACCTGTCCGGGATCGGGAATGTGATTTCGCTAAAAATGCTGCACTTGCTATTGAGGTGGAAGCATGTCATCCCGACAAGAAGGGTGCAGGACAAGTCAATAATGATGGAGCATCTCATGAGAATGGTGTCAATGCTATTGGAAGAGAGGAAGCTTTATATCTGGAGGAAACTTTATCTGGGTTTATGAGCAAGGAGGCTGTTGGTCTACTTGATGATACAATGGAAGAAGAGAACAGAACTGGTGTTGTTCCACCTCCAGGAAAGAAGTTTGTTTTGAATCGACTGGCTAGTGAATGGCCATTAATTTTTTCAGAAGATCCTAATGCTGTATCATTGCCAGAGCTTCTTTATCCAATTGAGAATCTTGAACAACTATTTATTGCAACATTTACTGCTGATATACCGTG GTTTCTGTCCTACTGTGAGATTCCGTCTGATCTACCTGTTACCATTGCTTGCCACAATGCTGAAAGGTGTTGGAGTTCGAGCCCTGATAAAAGAAGCTCAAAGCCTTACCCAGATTTTCCGAACCTGGTTGTTGT TTATCCTCCATTTCCTGAGGTGATAGCATTTGGTCAAGACCTGAGGAAATCAGGCATTGGTTGCCATCATCCAAAGTTGCTTGTGTTGCAAAGGAGAGATAGTCTCCGTGTTGTGGTCACATCTGCTAATTTGGTGGCAGGACAG TGGTGCAGAGTTACAAATACAATCTGGTGGCAGGATTTCCCTCGTCTGGATGTACCAGATTACTTGTCACTGTTCACACCAATTTCTGCAATGGAAAATAATGGACATTTGGTATCTGATTTTGCTGCTCAATTAGCTGGATTCATGGCCTCTTTGGTAACTGATGTACCTAGTCAGGCCCATTGGATCCTGGAGCTGACAAACtatgattttaaaggaagtgcTGGCTATCTGGTTGCCTCTGTACCTGGAGTTCACTCAAGTCGCATTCCTTGTATATCTAAACCAAAACATTTCTTAGGG GGTGATTATTTGCCAGAGTTATTTCACTTTAAGTCAGTGGGTTCTGTTGAAGCATCAGTGGCTGGTCTAAGTCATCTCTTCCGTACTTCAGCGGATCTTAATGGAGCACGGCTGAAGAAACTTGCAACTTACCTTAGGAAATGCGGGGAAGATGTACATGGAATGTCAGAGGTTATTCtaaagagagactcaaatataCCAGCCGATGCAAATGCTGTTAGCATTCATGTACCTAATCCTGAAGATCTTTCTTTAGGGG AATGTATTCAACTTGGGTTTCTTCCGAAGAATTATGCAAAGTGGGTTGCGTCACTATCAGACAGTGGTATTTTTGTgttttctgcatatattttcccAAGTGAAGTTCTTAGTGCTGCTTTAGAGGGAAGCAGCAGCAAAGTACAGTTGATACTGCATGTATCACAG GGTCCATCCCTTTCAGCCATTGCAGAAATTATTAGAGCTGAACATGTTTCTGCAATCTGCTCACTAATTGCATCGCTTCAGAGGTGTTGGGGAATCTGGCGGCTTCAAGAG GTTTTGGGCCAGTTCAAATGGCCGGAACATTTAGAAACTGATTTTGTATTTG GTTCATCCTCAATTGGGTCCATCAATGCAAAATTTTTAGCTGCATTTTCAACAGCAGCTGGGAAGCGGTCATCAAGGTTCCCTGAATCGGAGGAATCTGATCCAGAT TGGGGCTGCTGGAGTGTGAGCCAAGAGTTGAGGAACCCATCGATTAGAATCGTTTTTCCTACCATTGCACGAGTGAAAAATGCGAGCAGTGGAATCTTAGCATCCAGGCGTATATTGTGCTTTTCACAG AAAACTTGGCACCGGTTGAAAACTATGGGCATTCTACATGATGCTGTTCCTTATCCTGGCGCCAGAATCGGGTATCCCATGCATGTCAAG GTTGCTCGAAGAAGATTCCAATCGAGGAAAGATGCACCGTCCTTCGGATGGGTTTATTGTGGATCACACAATTTCAGTGAAGCTGCATGGGGGCGTCAGGTTTCTGGTTTACTTGACAAGGAAATCAATGCAAATAAAAGTTATTCTAGTTTAGGTTCGAGACTTCATGTCTCCAACTATGAACTAGGTATCTTATTCATTACTCCCCCTCCAGATGCTGAAGGCAAGACAAACCAAAGGACGAACTTAGATGATATAGTTTTACCCTTTGTTGTGCCTGCACCAAAATACAGACCGGCAGACAAGCCTGCTACCCCACAGGAGATGAGGGAGGCTTTGATCGAGCAAACTAAGTGGCAGAGAGATGTATGTGAGGCAGCGAAAGAGGCGGACGAGTGGATGCAGGAAGAAATTCCTGAGGAAGAGGAAGTGATTGAGGATACTGACTTTGTTGTTAAGGAGAAAGAAGATGAAAAGGCTTATGCTGAGAAGCTATGGAGTCAAGTTGATTCCTCAGAGAACTGTTAG